In Microbacterium enclense, the DNA window TTCGGACAGCGCATTGCACAGGCGGATGGCGCGGAACCAGCTGAGCTCGACCGCGGGGCGCCGTGGGTGGCGGGAAGGCACGCCCAGAAGTTCCGCGGCCTGCTCCTCGGTGAGGGGGTAGACCGCGATCTCGAACGCGGACACGACGATCTCACGACGTTCTGTCCCCCGCATATCGCCGCGCAGAACGCGTCCACCGGGAATCCGCGCCATCTCGACGTCGATCATGAGAGCTCGACCATCCAGAGATCGGCGTTCCCCGTGAGGAACAGGCGCCGCTCGTCGACATCGAAGGCGCAGTTGCTCACGACGTGGGGCGTCGGAATGACCCCGAGACGCGCGCCGCTCTCGTCGAAGATCACCACTCCCGCGCCGCTGCTCACCCACAGCCAGCCGCGGCGGTCGACGACGAATCCGTCAGGGATGCCGGCATCCACCGTCGCGAACGTCTCCGGGGGCCCCAAGGTCTCGCCGTTCCACGTGCACGAGATGATCCGCGGGAGAGCGTCGGCCCGTGACTCGGCGACGTAGAGCACGCGCTCGTCGGGGCTGAAAGCGATGCCGTTGGGGGCGTCGAGGTCGATCATGCGGCGCAGGGGCGTTCCGTCCTGCCACCGGTACACGCTCTCGTGTCCCAGAGCGGGCGAAGCGGGGTAGCCCTCGCGGGGGTCAGTGATGCCGTACAGCGGGTCGGTGAACCAGACCGCGCCGTCCTCGGCCACGATCAGATCGTTCGGGGAGTTGAGGGCGACGCCCCCATAGGAGTCGACGAGCACGTGCGTCCCATCGTCGTCGGTTCGGCTGATCGCCCGTCGCCCGTGTTCGGCGTGGAGGAGCC includes these proteins:
- a CDS encoding SMP-30/gluconolactonase/LRE family protein, which gives rise to MSSAVARSRGARTAASSRSSTPRSSRTAMPWTRLARLLHAEHGRRAISRTDDDGTHVLVDSYGGVALNSPNDLIVAEDGAVWFTDPLYGITDPREGYPASPALGHESVYRWQDGTPLRRMIDLDAPNGIAFSPDERVLYVAESRADALPRIISCTWNGETLGPPETFATVDAGIPDGFVVDRRGWLWVSSGAGVVIFDESGARLGVIPTPHVVSNCAFDVDERRLFLTGNADLWMVELS